In the Telopea speciosissima isolate NSW1024214 ecotype Mountain lineage chromosome 2, Tspe_v1, whole genome shotgun sequence genome, one interval contains:
- the LOC122652447 gene encoding uncharacterized protein LOC122652447 has translation MNSIPKKASNFFGLAGVVCNPLSSMHQQWQQWRGIRVRVRNGNLEQALVFMQRKMQSSGMERLIKRQQTRHVKNSEKRVLARKSLERRIRSQELARKLQAILVKKVRGL, from the coding sequence atgAATTCGATACCGAAGAAAGCCTCAAACTTCTTTGGATTAGCTGGTGTTGTGTGTAACCCGTTGAGTTCAATGCAtcagcaatggcagcaatggcgagGGATTCGAGTAAGGGTACGCAATGGAAACCTTGAGCAAGCGCTGGTTTTCATGCAACGTAAGATGCAATCAAGTGGCATGGAACGTCTGATAAAGCGCCAGCAGACCCGCCATGTCAAGAACTCTGAGAAGCGAGTCTTGGCTCGTAAATCCCTGGAACGGAGGATCCGATCCCAAGAGCTTGCTCGCAAGCTCCAAGCCATCCTTGTCAAGAAAGTCAG